The Corylus avellana chromosome ca11, CavTom2PMs-1.0 genome contains the following window.
TACATTGGTTTGGTCTCACTTATTGAGGAAGAATTTTAGCTTATGTGCTGGGATGGAGGCAGAGTTTGATATGGGTATGGTCCAAGGGCCAAAAATTTTACTGGGTAGGGGCtaataggcaaaaaaaaaaaaaaaaaaaccttataatttttttacctcaatttttttttttccttgtgttgGGGGGGCTATGGCCTACACCGGCTACCCCCTCAGTTCCGTCATTGCTTATATGTGAAGAgtagtattagaatattaagtaaataattgaattaataattttttattttagcttaaATACTTGAGATAAATGGTAAAAATAAGTCAAGTTTTAACTTAGGTAGTGTGCAAGGCAAACTATACAACATTGGTAAAATCACAAATtagcatatataatatatttgtaaGGCTTCGgtcattaatatttatattcttatttattaaaaaaaataaaacggCACAGATGCCAGAAAATCTCAGATATTAccttgaaaaagaagaaatctgGCTACTGGATTACCTAAATCGTGTTTTAAATGCTACAATTACTTCGCCGCGTATCTCGGGTTTTTGGCACTTTCTTGGTAGGAGAAGGAAGGAGAAAAATGCCAGCcctgcttcatatatatatatatatatatatatatataagctaattTACGGGCACTTGCATTGCTATTAGTATCAAACTTTTAAGACTTTGGTGGTAATTAAGTCCCATTCAGTACATAGCTTTGTCCTTCTAAAGCCTTATAATTGTGTTgttcttgggttttttttttttcctctcttatATTTGAATTCTAATACTGTTGTTTCCTCACTACATATATAGAAATGCAGGTAGACAGTAGTTTTCAACACTTTTATATCATAAAGTTCTTGCATatctagttttctttttctttttttgaacaaattaataAGGTAGGACGAAGCAACCATAGTGGCTTTTTAACCTAGCCATGATTATAGTAGTACTTGTTGTGAATTAACATGAGTGGGATAGACAGGGAGACCACAAGCGCTCCCTTAAATCGGTTCAATATAAGCTAACCCATCCTTTCGAAGGCACTAATGAACATCTAGTTAGTGGCGTGTAAATAATCTGATTCAACCCCAAGACCTACCACCTACCAAACCACTTGAGAGTATGCCATGTGCCACTAGATCACCACCCTTGGTGGTGGTGATACACAGGGCTTATGGATAGAAAGATTAATCCTAAATTTGAAATCTTGTATATAAGGGTGTGGGTTTCAAGCTTGATATATCCAAAAATATTAGGAttgaaatctctaaaatttgtTGTTCGAATTACACACAAATCAAGCAACTCGACAAAGAGGACAAGTGGGCCCCAAACCTCAGGCAACCCTGAGCATTTGGGTCTCAAACCTATCTTCTctataatgaattttagggaATCAAATATCAAAGCAAAATAAGTAATAACCCAAAAAGAGCTTTTGCCCATATTTTCCTAATTAGCTACAAGTTTTACATATAGCTAATAATTGCATGTGCTTGTGAagtatttttatgtaaaatgaagCTCTTCAGTTTGTTGatcaggaagaaaaaaaaaaggtgtggaGGAGATTTGTAATTTTTGTCTTCTGTATAATATACATCACTTGGATATATATAGAGGCTACTGCTTGATTTCCCTTAACGTCTAAATTAGCTCATCAATTAATTTGTTCATGGCTACCTTCTTCTTGTGCAGAGGTTATTAATTGGAATTTAAGAAGGAATGGCACCAGCAATTGAAGGAATGGTACCTGCAATTGAATCATCTGAGGGGAATAACAAGATGAACAAAGGGTATCAGTATCCGAGCTGGAAGAAGAAGCTGAGAGGGCTTGTGGTGGATAATGAAGAATTGTGTCGAATTGTGGAGAAGGGAATTATGGGTTTGTGTGGTGTGGAAACACAAGCTGTGGAGACTGGGGAGGCTGCAGTGGAGCTCATTGCTTCTGGAGCAACTTTTGATATCATTGTCATTGACAGGTTTCTGCCTTCCATGACTGGGCCTGaggtatatatttatatatttatatctttatattacttttCTTTCCCATTTGCCTTCCATGaatattaaaccaaaaaaagataattaatgtGGTCTTCCTTATTATGTCATGTGTTAGACTGCTAGGAAGATGCGTGAGATGGGCGTTGAAAGCAAGATTATAGGTCTTTTTGCATTGTATTTTGaaggagatgaagaagaatttGTTGCTGCTGGAGTTGACGACTTCAAGGAAAAGCCACTATCACCCAATTGGTTGGTCCCCATGCTAAGGGAGCTGGACAACTAGATCCGTCAATATCAAGCCTTCCAAACTAGAGGACCATTCTAAGTTAATTTCCTTGTAATGTTTTCCTTCGCTGTTCTTTTGAGCTAATAATGTTGTCATTTGTCATGCACAATTGAGGTACAATTGTAGTATTAGTGGCAAATTAATTGGCAACAAATTAAAACTAGTAAAGATGTTTGTCCCTTAAAACTGTGTTCTTGTCCTTGCCTTGCTTCTTTTTAGATgtgtatattaatttaaaaaggaaaacagGCTAGTTTGCCGTCACGTCGGGTTGGGAGAAATTCTTCGAACTCAATATATTAATCTAACGTCTATCTTTAGAGATTGTGATTATGATTAAAAGAGCATGTGAAATGCATAGAAGAATCACGAGCTTTAAGAACATATaccaatttaatagactaatcGAATTTGAGAAATTCTTTCTAAcctaatttgaaagaaaaactttatccatCTACCTGAGTACCGGTTAATCTCTCACAAAGTTGAGTTCAAAACGATTGTAGTTATCTTCGTCACCCTAACCCATCAAAGAAGAGCTACTGATCATCAAGTGGTCTCATAAATTAACAAAGCTAATAGTAAATACAAAGGGCCGGGGcgtaaaacaaaaagaaacatcTAAGatttgctaatatatatattatatcatatatatgagaGCATTCTAATTAGATAGAACTGAATTTCGAGCTTTTGATATTTGAGTggcagaattaaaatcataaataacAGTTAAAAAAATGTTGGTATATAATAATCATACGAGACTACCTTCGGTCAGGATGTGGTGTACGTAAAACcgacatcatttaaaaaaaaaaaattgagatagcAAAGCTTCCAGAGTCTGCTGCCACTAGCTCTCtcattatattttctctttctctgcaTGTTTCAACACTCATAAACTCTTTTGAGTCGTTTGAATAttgtaaattatgtttattttctatatggtttaaaaattaattgcaCTAGATTGTGTGCAAAATCACCACTTAATTAAGAAGCTACAATTAATAATGTCCTTATAACATGGGTCATAAACTTGGAAACAAACGAAATTGTGGATCGTGTAGGATCATATGATATCTGGTTTTTTGTTTCTACTATTTTAAAGTTCAGTTAGAAGATCTAAATGCCATGCTAGTAAttgaaattatgaaaatgtctgAAGCTGGAtgttcttttctccttttcctgCAAAGTCGCAACTTTTCTTGTCACTTTCTAATGAAAAGAGGTGCCCCTAGTAGCACCCTTTTTCATGGATAGCCCCCCATTTAAGGAAATAAAATCACATTGGTGGATTCTGTGAATTTTAACATAATCCAAGTGATTCTCCTCATATCTCTCACTATCTAgactttctcctttttttttgcTGCAGCCTTGTACACCAGAACCGTACTACTGTCATGCATGTGAAGGacatcaattatatatatatcttccccACCATCTAACAATATTATTCTTACAACATTGCTTTTGGAGAATTGTTGCTCACTGCTAGCAATTATATTCATCTAGGCCACTCTCACTCTTGCATCTCAAGGTACCAACCTTTGTCTCTGAAGATCATTACTGATCATGTGATGCTTTTATGTAGCTAGTATTTATCTTAAttttctgtttatatatatatatatatatatatcagaaatCAGAATCATACTACTATATATGTATAGTTGCATGCACTTGGGTGCAATGCCATTTAGATCTTGTTAACCTTCCTAGTTAACTCAAGAAAATGCAAATGTTCATTTTACTAGACATAAAATGAATGTTacaatattgttattatatttttcattttgcatgGGACCAAgcagtgatttaacatgatttaaGAGTAATCAGCTACTGCCAATCTTCGATCCTAATGTCCCTGTTTTCAAGAGTTTGTTTTCTTTCGTTTCTCCTATCATCGTTCTGTCTCTGATTCATCAATATTGTTTGTTGTGCGTTGTAGGAAAACACGTTAAGTGGATAGACTTGGGAGGGAAGGAGAGAAAACATGTTGAAGAGTAAAAATGGGATGAAAGATGGACTTCTAAATAGCGTTAAAGCTGGGCCTCCTGCACTGCTGGAGCTATCATCTAAGATAACTGCTCTTGTTGTGGATGATAACACTCTCAATCAAACGATTCACCACAGACTCTTGGACAATCTAGGCATACAAAACCAGGTGGTCGGGAATGGCAAAGAAGCTGTTGATGTCCATTGTTCAGGAAAAAACTTTGACCTCATTTTGATGGACATGGATATGCCTGTCATGAATGGGATTGAGGTATGCTCACTAATGcagaaaattattcaaatcatgATGttttgcctctctctctctctctctctatatatatatatatatatatatacctactAGCATTGGATATGTGGATTTCATTGATTTAATGCAGGGGCAGAACTAGCAATCATAGTTTGGGGGGGGAGGGgaagtacaaaataaaaaaaaattgagagggcatattctatttttttaaaaaaaaaaaattaaggaaatcttttaaaaattttggaaaaacatGGGAGTTTGTGGGGCCGAAACCCTCATGTAGTTCCGCCCTGATTCAAAGTAgatttgaaaaaagagaaatgatcatttttctttcttattggTTATCTTTGTCCAATTCTTgcaaattcatcattaaatttgtgggacaGGCGGATaacccacaaatctaatggtggaTTTGCAAGAGTTGGACGGGGAAAGACCAATGGAGAAAACCCATAGCATgtctcttgaaaaaaatatagataGATCTTGGACCGAGTTGGACAGGAGAAAAATAGTatttctcattatatatatcCTACCAATTAAgttgttacttttattattacTGATAATTTGTTTCCTTAATTACTGTAATGATAGGCAACGAGGAAACTCCGCACCATGGGAATTCGTAGTTTGATTGCGGGTGTATCGGCACGCtcaacagagaaagaaaaacaagagtTCATAGAAGCAGGCCTGGATGACTATCAAGAGAAGCCTTTGACTACCACTAAGCTTGCTTCAATCCTCCATAAGGTCAAAAAAGATGGTTGAACTACAAAGGAAAGCTAGCAACATATGTCTCCCCCCCTAGCTTAAAAATCTTTGAATAATATATAGGAGACACTTtgcattttcttataaattaattcaTAGTATGGTCTATTTCCTAGCATTGCAGTGAATAATTTCTGAAGAGAAAAAGCAGTATGGAATCCCAAGGGTTAAagattttattctttcttttgggtTGTGGAGAAAAGGGATAGTGAGTTCAATAAAGTTTAGATTCTTCTATGCTGTGTTGGAAAATAATCGGTCTCTTGACTTGAGATGCACTGTACTCCTTGTGAAGAGGAGACCCTAAAAGGCTCCTAGTcgtatattatattattatacgACTATATTCCTTGAAAATGCCTGTCAAATGACTCTAAGAGATAACTCAATTGATTAGGACCACAGAAGTCATGATTATGTCAAATCTCTTATTTCCCGCACCCCCTTGGAGTgaaaaattacttatcaaaagaaaatgcCCACTAGCTTAGTTGATCTAATAGAAAGCTTCCAAGTTGTGTAATGCCAAGTGGGTCACTTTGGTTTACAAGTTTGTACACAAAGCTAGGGTCAAGTTGCTGGATAAAAAGCTACAACTATATGCCAATATTGGATAccagttcttttttttttttttttttttggtataataACATTCATTCAATCAAAAGAGATTACAAGAGAGAAACAAATTACAAGCTAATTTGGAAACCCAAACCAGACAGATTTTTAACACCTTAATGAACTGGTAAGAGGCCATCAAAGAGAAAGGCACTAGCGAATGCAGCCGATTAAAGCTGCGGCGCTCAATAATGGATAAAACCATTTAGAATAAGAAAACCCCAAAAAACTTAAGTCTTGACAAGTTTCCAAAGAAACTGTGAAGAttcaatagaaaagaaaaaaaaaaaaagtgaaaaagggtTTCCTTCACAGACACAAATTCTAAGCCCCAACCGATTCgagttattttaaaaaacccaATCCTTCAAGTACTAATACTTGCCCCGATTAGAACATAATGAAAGATGAGGTTAAATTCAAAATCCAGTGAATCTTTACATAACTTACCTATAAAAAGATACAATATACTTTGTAAAGCATCAATTGTCCATCTGCTAATACAAGAAAGCTAGGGAACCTGTCTATTCTATCAAGCATTTGCTTACTTCATGTTATGTAACCAAGGGATTTTGCCAACACAAAAAGCCCATGGTTTAGCTGTGGATGGTCTAATCAGATAGTGACATTTTTTTGGAATAGGAATATTTTCAACTTGCTAACACAAAAACGTCCAGTAGATCAACTGTACCTGGTCTTAGTACACGTGATAAAGAAGAGGTTTTAGCTCGAGAAAGTCTACAATTGTTCATTGCAGTAGGAACTCAAGCAACTCCTCCATAGATGCTGTTCTGGACCTGTTGCCTTTCAAAAGAACCCCTCTAAGATATCCAAATACCTAGGGCTCCCTATTTTCTTCGACAAATCCAAGAAAGCTGCTTCATGAGGATAACTTCAACACAAAGTTTCTGGCTGGAGGGATAAACActacccccaaaaaaaaaaaccaatttacaTCATTTATTAAAAGCCTGAAACGGTAcgttatataaaaacaaaataaggtgacttctaaaattaccattggtcatgtgattaatcattattaaattttgatcaaatgataatttaaaaaacacttcatTCTTAGAATGACAAAggagtgacttctaaaattactcggCAAAATAGGCTGCCTCTCGTCTCTCCCCCCAAATCCACCTATCTATTCACACTAACATATTTATACATtgacgaaaaataaaaaagagcacTTTTGTTTATCAATTCACATAATGACATAAatcattgaaaattttggagTGAAAGCATaatttcaaccaaaaattttgatcaaagttttcttataaactgagttaagaaattttttcaaattcagtttattaaattgaaatatttctaaaaatgcatgtaattaataaggaaaataattattacatatattttaaataactatcaatttaatatactgAAAGAAAACTTGGCACAGACTTTTTATCAATTCCATGAAATaataattgacaaaaaaaaaataaaaaataaaaaaaattctatgaaAAAATAGTGCATACTGCATAGGTGACAAATATAAAGCCATTaactaaagaaagcccaaatcTGTACCGAAAGGCCCAATATCGAACCCAAAGGTCGAAACGCAGAATCCGTGTCGTTTGGATGGAATTTCTTTAGCCCCCACGcaatcaaaaccctaaaccctagcGCAAacccctcctcctccttcttcttcttcttcttcttcttctagacCCTTCTCTGCTCCCGATTTATAGTTCactgtctgtctgtctgtctctcTCCACTTGCATTTTCTCTTTCAGTACCAGTCTACTCTGCGAACCTTTAACCATGTACCGCTTTGCCAGTGGCCTTGCCTCCAAAGCTAGGTattcaaactctctctctccatctagAACTCCAATGACTgacaaatttcaattttttttaatcctctGGGTCAATCTTATTtatctctgttttgtttttgtttttgtttttgtttttgtttttttttctggttcttCTGGTTTGTAGGTTGGCTAAGAACATTAGCAATAAGGTGagattatcttcttcttcatcttcattttatttaataattaaaatgtttgaTTGTGTTATTACGtgctttttttaaagaaatttttttagtgtGAATTTGAATgtgctttgtttgtttattgGGGGGATGTTAGATTGGCAGTGGATCGAGTTGGAGCCGAAACTATGCAGCGAAAGACATTAAATTCGGTGTCGACGCACGTGCATTGATTCTTAGGGGTGTTGAAGAGCTTGCTGATGCAGTTAAAGTGACAATGGGGCCGAAAGTGAGTTGCTTTATCTTTCTTGATCCACTAattatattcttcttttttaatgatCATTTTGATTTCTGTGGTAATGTAATTGTTTTCAGTATCAAGGTCTTGTGGGCAAATACATAAAATTGGTCAAGTAGTAAAAACACAATAGAATGTTATTTGGAATTGTAGGTTGGGGAGTGTGCCATTGTCGTATTATGCGAAACAAGATTGAAACTTCGAAGAATTATGTGAAGTGGGTATGAATATTATTGCCTTAAGATTACCTCTACGAAACAGAACACAAGGTACCATATGGTTAAAGAACTGTGAGTTGAGGATGTGGCTGGGTAGTATAGTCTATTGTTATGGACTATTTGAATTGATAAGGATCTTGGGGGCCCTTGATAATTGAAGTATATAGGTTGAAGCTGTGGCATTCATatgattttggaattttgcATGATGTTCTTTACATTTTGTGTGTCTATGGCTCCTCATCTTCTAGCTCTTTTCATATCCAATTACCTTATGAAGAATTTTTTGACATCTGGCAAATGGCAGCTATTCAGGTCGAATCAAAATAGCCTATATCCAGTTTTATTATCTCAGTAAAAATGGAAATTGTAGTAATTGACTAATTGGTTTCATCTTTAATAATTATAAgtcaacaaaatgaaaataccACATGTAGCAGCATTGTTTGTTATAGCTCCAAGAATTCTTCATACTGTTTATCGTTTAATACGTGTTAAATCCTCTTGTTGTAAACATGTCTAGGCTTGACTGGTTTGGTTATACTATTGGTTTGACAATTGGCGGCCAGCCTGTATGTTGCTTTCTAAACACGCTTTTCCTAATAGGTAAATAGTTGTGCTTTCCAATACGTGCACAAATAAACTGACATCAAAATGTAATTGTCTGGATTTTTAGGCGTCCCTGTCTGTGGCACACTAGGGTTGTATCAGGGCGAAAAACCCTTGTTCATGTCTGCAAACCCTAGCATATATCTCTGTTGCAGCTAATTTTTAGTAAAGTTCTTTCTCCTTTGAATAAGAACCAACTAGTTACGTGCCACACCATCAGTTCAATGGCTATTTCAAAGTATTATATTAGTTTCCAATAAATTCATGCTGTTGGGCAGTCATTTGGACCTAATGTGGTTTAACCATTCGTAGGTGTAGGAAACAGTATTCGGGAAACTTTCATTTGGTAAATGTTATAACATGTTGGAAAGCTGCTGagcttctatttttttctttgcttcatCTTTTATGTGAGAAGTTTCAGATATtagatttctattttttttgttctcttctcttaaattttggtattttcacattattgaatttgtaaatgTAGCTAATTTTTTTCTCGCTTCAATTTTCAGTGCCTTCTTACAATTGGATAGTGTTTGGATGGTTGTCTTACTTGTTGGTTTTGGTGCTTGTTTTTTCATAGGGTCGCAACGTTGTTCTGGAACAAAGTTTTGGAGCCCCTAAAGTGACGAAAGATGGGGTTACTGTAGCAAAGAGTGTGGAATTCCAAGACAGAGTCAAAAACATTGGTGCTAGTCTTGTAAAACAAGTTGCAAATGCTACAAATGATGTTGCAGGCGATGGTGAGTGTCTCATGCCTTAAGTCAAAAGATTCATTGATTATTTTAGGAGATAATAGGACCATATATGTGTATTACTTGGAATAATGTTCTTTGGTATTGTTATGTATCTTTATAAGGAAAAACATAGCATGATTTGGGAAGACAGAATAAGTTTCACGTATACTTATTTATAATGGTGGAAACTTTTGGAGGTGCGTACAGTTACTAATATGAAGCCCGTTATGCATGTTGACAGGCACCACTTGTGCGACAGTTCTCACTCGTGCGATATTTGCTGAAGGATGCAAGTCAGTGGCAGCTGGAATGAATGCCATGGACCTAAGACGTGGAATTTCAATGGCAGTTGACTCTGTTGTGACAAACTTGAAGAGTAGGGCCCGGATGATTAAGACATCTGAAGAAATAGCGCAGGTTAGCTTCACTGAGTTTTATCTTGTCTCAAAATGAAAGGGCTCAGTAATGTAAATATATACTGAATATATCTACATGTTTATGTGTGTGGATTGTGAAACGATTTAATGTTagaaaatcaaatggaaacTAATATGTTCACTAATATGACATTTTTTTCCCCTATAAAGGTTGGAACAATATCAGCTAATGGAGATAGAGAGATTGGTCAGCTAATAGCCAATGCCATGGAGAAAGTTGGCAAAGAGGGTGTTATTACTATCTCTGTAAGTTGCTTATTGGATTCTTGATCTTAACTTATATTGCTTTGTTTTCATAAATGATTGGGAACATCAAGTGGCTCAAAAGCTTAATATTTCTATTTGTTACTTTATATCCTTTAAGCTAAGTTGACCAGCATGTGTTGTTTACTTGCTGATGAGGCAGAATCTGTTCTGCCCTCTTAAATTAGGATATGATATAGTTCTTAGTATTCCAAGTGAAGTGGATAAGTTGTTTGTGGTTTTGATTTTGGCTTGGTGcagtttgtttctttgttttctttctataCAGGTAGCATTGTGCTTTATCATTATGGCATAAGCATTTAGACGCTTTACAAATATCTGCTGTAAATTTCCATGTCGAGTATATTACCCATTTTTGTCATGAGATAAATGCAGAAACTTTTCCTCAAGGGGACTGTGATATGCTCTTTGCATTAGTGATATTGTTATATATTCCTTTCGGTTTGCATTAGGCCTTTGCACTTGGTTTCTTCTATAAGCTTTGCACTTCACCCTCACCCTTCCCATTGGTATCTATGCTATATTTGAGATTTGTTTCCCGGTTATCATTGCAGGACGGAAAGACCTTGTATAACGAATTGGAGGTTGTTGAGGGAATGAAGCTGGATAGGGGTTATATTTCCCCTTATTTCATCACTAATCAGAAGAATCAAAAATGTGTaagcatttatcttttattgCTTACAAACcctttttcttattatattatGCACTTGACCTCTGTTTGGTGGTCGTTCAATAGGCCGCCTGTCAGTGTAAATCATCTTGGATTATTGGGTATTATTTTGTATGAACTGCTTCATTATGGGTCTTAGCAGCATCGCTTTGTTATTTTGGCAGGAGCTAGAAGATCCAATCATTTTGATCCATGAAAAGAAAATCTCAAACTTAAATGCTATAGTTAAAGTATTGGAGTTGGCCTTGAAGGTAAGTGATTAATTCAGGAGATAATGAAAGGCAGAGTCTATCTGTCTATGTTTGATTGACTGACTTATGGTTTCTCAGACACAAAGGCCCTTACTGATTATTGCTGAAGATGTGGAAAGTGACGTGCTAGCTACTCTTGTTTTGAACAAGCTTCGCGCTGGAATCAAggtatttcttattttttatcatCTACAAATTTTTTGCCAGAATAAGATAATTATTGACTGTTGGTATCAAGGTAGCATATTAAATTATACTATTGATGGCTCATGGATTCTTGAAGGTTTGTGCCATTAAAGCCCCTGGGTTTGGTGAAAACAGGAAGGCTGGTCTGCAGGACCTTGCCACTCTCACAGGAGGCGAGGTAGGTTCAAgtggtaattttgtttttctattaaGACTTTGCACTAATGTGTAATGCAtgaaatactaattttttttttccttatagaTAATAACTGAAGAGCTTGGTCTCAACCTTGAAAAGGTGGGACCAGAAGTGTTTGGTTCATGCAAAAAGGTGAGATATATTTCTGACTCCTTTTGCATACTTAAACTTGTTATGttgaaagagagaaatattGGCTTCACATTTGCTATATGGTGAACTTTTGTGGGCTGCAATTTAGGTTACGGTATCAAAGGATGATACTGTCATTCTTGATGGAGCTGGTGACAAGAAAGCCATCACAGAAAGATGTGAACAGGTTTATGTTGCTCTGTTTTTGCAGTCCTTAActtcgttttcttttttacatttttttttgggtttgtgttTCGTTTTTATATTACTTGATTCCTGACCTACGGATTTTTGTGACAGCTGAGATCCTCGATTGAATTGAGCACTTCCGATTATGACAAGGAAAAGTTAGAGGAACGGCTTGCAAAGCTTTCTGGCGGTGTTGCTGTTTTAAAGGTCAGCTTTCATTTTGAATATATGTATTgcagtttttcatttttttccttcttgttgGCCTAGAAATTAGAATGTTATTTAACTTGGAACATCTTGCAAGCTTTTCATTATTTCCATTTGCACAATATTGGGACACAGCCTCTTGAAACATAGTACTAACAAGATTGCTTCTTTGTAGATTGGAGGAGCTAGCGAAACAGAAGTTAGTGAGAAGAAGGATAGAGTAACTGATGCTCTAAATGCCACCAAGGCTGCCGTAGAGGAAGGGATTGTACCTGGTAAACTAGTTTTCCAGAGTGTATTTTTGACTGGGGCCATTAAATTGTAAATCAAGAGTTTTTTTCTGTGCAGGTGGCGGTGTTGCGCTTCTCTATGCCTCAAAGGAGCTGGACAAGTTGGAAACAGCAAACTTTGACCAAAAGATTGGCGTACAGATTATTAAGAATGCTCTTAAGGTGTCAACCTTTTGTTCTTATATAATTGTTCACCTTATGGGGTTCAAGATCCGATGCAGAATCTTGAAATCTTTTCTCTAACCTCAGAGGAATGTGCTTCAAGCTTTATGAAACTTCGTCTTTTGGGATAAATATCTTTTGAAAGTGAGATTTTACAAAGATATGCGGAGAAGTTATGAGAGTCCTTTTGTTTGTGGGCAGAAATTACTGACATTGTAGCGTTGTTGTCAATAACTAGAATAATTTAGAAACTGGGTTTAGGGTCTTTTGATTATTATATAGTTAGTTTAGATGAAGGCCTAACCAATTATATCGGATACAGGGTCTGTGCCTCGTGTATTCTTTGCAGAA
Protein-coding sequences here:
- the LOC132165832 gene encoding two-component response regulator 24-like yields the protein MLKSKNGMKDGLLNSVKAGPPALLELSSKITALVVDDNTLNQTIHHRLLDNLGIQNQVVGNGKEAVDVHCSGKNFDLILMDMDMPVMNGIEATRKLRTMGIRSLIAGVSARSTEKEKQEFIEAGLDDYQEKPLTTTKLASILHKVKKDG
- the LOC132165631 gene encoding chaperonin CPN60-2, mitochondrial-like; protein product: MYRFASGLASKARLAKNISNKIGSGSSWSRNYAAKDIKFGVDARALILRGVEELADAVKVTMGPKGRNVVLEQSFGAPKVTKDGVTVAKSVEFQDRVKNIGASLVKQVANATNDVAGDGTTCATVLTRAIFAEGCKSVAAGMNAMDLRRGISMAVDSVVTNLKSRARMIKTSEEIAQVGTISANGDREIGQLIANAMEKVGKEGVITISDGKTLYNELEVVEGMKLDRGYISPYFITNQKNQKCELEDPIILIHEKKISNLNAIVKVLELALKTQRPLLIIAEDVESDVLATLVLNKLRAGIKVCAIKAPGFGENRKAGLQDLATLTGGEIITEELGLNLEKVGPEVFGSCKKVTVSKDDTVILDGAGDKKAITERCEQLRSSIELSTSDYDKEKLEERLAKLSGGVAVLKIGGASETEVSEKKDRVTDALNATKAAVEEGIVPGGGVALLYASKELDKLETANFDQKIGVQIIKNALKMPVYTIASNAGVEGAVVVGKLLEQNDPDQGYDAARGEYVNMIESGIIDPVKVIRTALVDAASVSSLLTTTEAVITELPKDEKETPAMGGGMGGGFGY
- the LOC132165630 gene encoding two-component response regulator 24-like, whose protein sequence is MAPAIEGMVPAIESSEGNNKMNKGYQYPSWKKKLRGLVVDNEELCRIVEKGIMGLCGVETQAVETGEAAVELIASGATFDIIVIDRFLPSMTGPETARKMREMGVESKIIGLFALYFEGDEEEFVAAGVDDFKEKPLSPNWLVPMLRELDN